The DNA segment TTCAGAGCGGAGCGGCCTTTGAAGCGTATCATACTCTCGTCAATTGCTTGGTGCGCTGATGGTGTGTATTGCTTTCTGAAACTGGCATTCAGTGCACGGATGAGAGGGCGCACTCTCGACAATCTGCCGTACCCGTCttcacctttcttttttcttggttcaTGTCGGTGAGATGCAAACAGTTCAAATTGGCTTGGAAACAGCGATGCGACATCACCTTCGATATTTCAGGACAGTTGAAGGAACTATCACTACTCTAATAAAGGTACATTTGGTGTCTGGAATTGATGGTTATCAACAGCAGTATGCCGAAGTATGCGCGGAGTTCATCACATGAAAGCTCTTTCCAATTCCTTCGCCCTTTCTGCTTCGCAAAGCGGTTCGTCTCAGTCACAAGTGTCTGCATGATACCTTCGTGAAAataaagagcgaaagcttcacatgGCGTCGTCGGAGATCTGGTGCAGTACTGCGGGTCCCAAATTTTCGGATCGCGTGCAACGTGCCCCGGTTCAGTGCTTCTCATACTCCTGCCTCCTCCTCGCAATTTTTGCTTCGTCGCTAATCGCTGCCACTTTCATTTGCTTTTTGGTCTTTCTGGTGTACGTGGCCTTGCGCCTTTTCTGTTTGCTGGTTGATGGCCCCGCTTCAACTTCACTATTTCTCTTATTTGAGTTCGGCGGCGCGATCTCGGGTATGAAGTCCTCGTTCGTATCTCTGTCTGAATCACTCGACATAGGGTCGTCGGGAAGGCTAAAATATAGTTCCAGCGCTTTTTCTCGTTTCAGCAATCCTTTTTCTGCGTTTTCGCGAGCAAACAGAAAACAAAAGTGTGAGCAAATTGTTTCTGTACAGATCACTTACGGGCTGTGGCGCGGATAGGCTTAGCTAAACGTCATGCTGCTTATGGCGTGGTAtcagtcaaaaaaagtttttctcaGTAAGTATTACTTGTATTCTTGAAAACATCAAATTATTACAAGCCAGAACAGTGCTTTTCAAGCACAGAAAAGGAAACACTAACTTGTCATCATGAGGAATTCCTTTTTGAAGACGCATCAGGCGAAAATCACCTCTTGTCCATCGTTTATCGCGCCTCATTGTTCGGCTGGCCGCGGAACAATATGCTCTGGAAATGGGCCCTTAACCCCACCTTTAGTAGACGAAAGTAATTTGTGCCATGACGGTCTTTGGCCGAGGATGTATTTGCGCCGTAAAACTGAATAATAACGATAATCATCATTCAAACTTTCATAAAAGTATAAGAGCACAAACAGCCAAAGATGCATGCCGACGGCATCTTCCTTGGTTTAAACTGACTGCGTCAAGTAATAACAAATTCCGAGTCGTTCTGTCTTATGTTAGTTATACCTTGACCCCAGGTCCATGCCGTTAGAGCTAAGTGAACCAGACGTTTATAAAAAATGCCTCCCGAATGTTAAGGAAGattataaatttttatggcgcaagagtaTTTGTAGCCAAAGAGCGCTATTGCACAAGTTTTCTTCTACTCAGGGTGGGGTCGAAGActcatttcctaagcatttcaacctaaatcaaccaagcaccagaccaagagaaagcttgtacccattctatcaccggtgtgaacccggcggcattggggatcgaaccctgcacctcccgcatgcaaggcggatgctcagaacactaggccgccgctgcggtaGCCCTCCCGAAGCTTGAGCGTCGAAGTATTTAAACTTTTGTATCTGATGAACTGCTTCACTCTATAAAATTCTTCTCTCTTCTGCTTCTAAAATGTTATAAGATGCTTCTCTACGCAGCTGGAGCGCAGTGGAAGTTTTATTACCCTCAACGCCGCCTATTCAGTGGAGCTCAGGATCCCTAAATCAGATAATCTTTTATTACCCAGCAAACAAACAATCTGCGTAATAGTCATCAGCGCCTAAGATGCAGAGGCGTTTAAACTAGACGTCTCTTTTGCTATAGACTTACTAGAATCGCGGAAGATAAATTTATAAGTACTTCTACCCGCTATCAAAGTGAGAATCTAATCAATCAGCATCTTTGGTTCCTTCCGTTCTTGCGTCCTCACATGCACGACTCTTTCACGTCAGAAACGTAAGGAgctgcagtggcttagtggtaATGGTtttgggttcgatccccgccgcggcggtcgcatttccatggtgccgaaatgcttgaggccagtatcctgtgcacgtcaaagaacccaaggtggacgaaattatgcacagccctccactacagcgtcactcatagcgtgagtcgctttgtgacggtAAACCACAAAGCATTAACCTCAGAGAGGCGTAGCTAGCAAGCTACATGAAATCACGCATAGGAGTGCTAGCATGCTTCGCGTACGTGCCACGTGACTGGGCGATGTGTGTGGTTCGTGGCGCCCAGGTGTACCTGAAGTGCAAGCGGCTCCCGGTCAAGGGCTTTAAGGAGTACGTGCAGCTCTTTCTCAAAGACCTGTAGAACACGACCGGAAACACGCTTATTCTGGCCAACAATGTAATCAGCGGCAGTTGGTATATGGCCATGGTGCTGAGCGCTTCGGGCGAGTTCCGTCAGATGAGCTTTGTCAGTGACATCGCCACCACCAAGGGCTGCAGCAACGTCGACTGCGTCGCCGACCATCTCGTCAAGAAGGCATATTTTCGCTGTTGATTATTTCTCACATGTTTTTCTTTAGTCGCTGGCTTCTTTGTACAGTCTTGCCTTAAACGGCAGATTCAACTTGATGTAGTCGCTAAGACCGTATGTGCATCCGCAAGTAATTACTGAACGCACGGCATCACCACCACTAGCGTTCTGAAAGTTTGATGGTGTATGCAAGAGCAAGAGATTAGAGTTAAAGCAACGGGTTTGAAATTCAGTATACAGCAACTCTCTTTTCGCAAGGTCGTTGTACATCGGtgtcttaaattttttttcaactCGCCCTTTTTAGTGGTCGTTGAGGAGGGATTTCTATGCTGCTTGCATTAGTCGCGCGACATCAATGTATTTGTCTTGTGGCACTAAGTCTGGAATTTAGTCACAGCAACGAAACGCGCGCCAGATGGGGGTGACTAGAGCTGGTGGGTGATTTGTGTCAGTATTTATTCCTCTCCCGGTGCAGGAAAGCGTAAAGTAAGGAAACAAGGATGAAGTGAAGATTCATGCCAAGCAGATCAAGGACTACCAGTGGATGTTCGTCAACTGCCTCATCGAGAACCCGACCTTCGACTCTCAGACCAAGGAGAGCATCACGCTTCTGGCCAAGAAGTTCGGTTCCAATTACGAACTCAGCGAAAAGGTCTACAATCATGTATACTAAAGCACAATCCTTGCTAACATACTTCAGATAGAACACAGCGGACTCTCTGTCTGTACACATTATGCTACCACGCATGTTGGCAAAGGCTCTTCTCTACATAAGCAAGCTTTACACGCTAGTCTATGAACCATGGTATTTGCACTGGCGTGAAATATAGATGGTGAGATTATAAACACAGTCAAATAACCATGGCGTGATTTAAATAAGCACATCACATTTTTTTGATGcaaaagcatttctaggctatgtcagCGGCTTCGTTTCCGCAAAATTTGTTTACAGCAGTTATGGCGTTCTCAAAAAGATAGCATCAGACGAATAGTTGTAATCAATAGAGCACAATGTGAAAATAATGCGCAAAAATCTTATGTCAACCGGTTGATTATTCAATAATTAGAGCAAAAAAAGTCACAAATGTAGAGAAGGGATGTGAACATAATGAATGGTTTTGAAAACAAGTTGGTGGGCGGGAACGAACCATGGCCCCAAATTTCGAAACGAATCGTGGCGCCAAATTAGAAAACTCAAAAGGGGCGATTGAAATGAAAAGAGCTGAGGCGGTAATGCTTTCGTGTTCCTCCTTTGCTGGTTGCCGCAGATATCTAACGTTTTTACTCACAGGAGTGCACCAGCGCACCTTTAAAGGCTGACGTGGTGGAACCAGCGGAGTGTTCCAAGGAAGAAAGGAGAATCGCCACGTTCTTTTAGAAATGGCCTCTAGTGCACACCAGACAAATAACAAAGCTGTGCTGGTACAGTCTGGGAGGTGCCCGCATAGCTTTTAAGACACAATTACTGACAGTAACATAACCAGATTCACAGGACTGCCATCAATGAAAATTCTAAATTCACTTGTGGCATGTCATGAGAAGGTGCAGCCACTGTCTGGCTAATGCCATCTGCGGCTGAAGGACAGGAATTTTTAAGTTTGTTAAAACTAAAACATAACGTTTCCAATGCATTTCTGAGGTGCCTTTTCAGTTGCTCAGCAACAACTTGCAGGAACATCTTTCCTGAAGCAACTGTAGTGCTGTCAAAGACAATGGCATCAACTGTAAACCTTCCTTCCAAAGAGGAAATTGTTGTACACATGTTAAAATATTTCAAGCAGTTAGAGCAATTGTTGACTGTACAGAAGTACTAGTCGGCCAACCGAGTTATGTCAAATGTGCACTGCAGTCAAATTCTTATACGAAAAGGATTTTCCTACAAAATACATGGTACCCGTTACACCAGGTGGAATAATCGCCCATGTAAGCCAAGGCTATACGAAAGGAGATCCCCAAAGTCTAACCATATCCAATCATATTGGTACTTAAGTGCAATTATTTCCGTTTTGTTCACAaattatcttgtctaatctgacaggtgttcttttcttcatgtataaattctgtgtgcaccaaatagaGCCGTACTGGAAGTTAGCGCtagtgtttgtcccctgttttgttgctgcgctatggatcataacgcatacccactagcccgaaccatcaccttctTAAGTTACATTTCCGTACATTAGAATCATTACCTTCAGCAAATTAACCTGGTCAAAACAGATCATATATGTAGTACCTAATGCATCAAAATCACTCGGCCTCATCTGAAGATTCTTGTACCTAGCCGCAGCTTCTGTTAGAAAATAAGCATATGAAACATTCACCCGTAAAAGAGTAGATTATGCAGCTGGTATATGGAACCGTCACCAAACACTTGATTAGCACTTTAGAAGTCATTAAAAACTGAGCACCTCCTGTCATATCCTCACATTACAATAGACACGACAGCATCACCCGGAATAAATCTACGCTTAACATTCAGCCACTAGAACGCCGAGGAATATAGCACGACTTTGCCTGTTTCACAATTTATAttataattttccttaccttcgtgacacattattactaACTCCCATCAGAACATTGCGCCACTTGTTTAATCCCCTCAGCATTCAAAGTGTACACGGATAAACATTAGCATTTATTAAATCTGATCTGACATTTGCAACAGAAAATTGGAACCAGCTACCCGAGTACATTGTAAACGAGCGTGACCCTATTAAATATCGACAAGCATTAATCATTGCACTTAATTAGAGATGTTGTACATTTGTCTCAAACCTCTCCAACCAGTTACACTGATTTTTTGTCTTGTTGTTGTAACCACCTAACATAGCCTTTTTTTAAAAGCTAAATTTATTTCCcaagggcatcaatgatgggtgaaggtgtgatgaatgatgtagtagagattaaatgaatggaaaaaggttagctgatttgatgaagtccagtagggaacaatggtacggtccctgcgttcaggcaatatatgaagcaggattgcttggtgaaagacctgctaccatcaggcgccggatccttgtaggcttgagagctgggcagtcccacagtaagtgatgaatgtcggcctcaatttCCTTGTGTTTATATATCGGGCACCCTGACCGAAGAAACAATtatcggtactgaggccacttccgagtgatggctggtgtgagggcaaccccgacccggatcctcctaaaggtgtatccagacgacggaccacggacctgttttggcccgcggactagcgATCACGTGAGGTTTCGCTTCCGGTCTACGAGGTCCGCCCATGGTCCGCGGGCCGGatcgcgcgagaaatgcgagagcattttttctgGCGGTGGACCATGGACTTTTTAGTTATTAGCACACATCgagtctggcaactacaccacactggtctttcctggctcggtgctcccggcagtcgaggcgacaccagcgaaagtagttttgtttTCCCTGTTAACATGTCAACGTGGTCGGACGACGCTACGTTTCACTTTTTAGCCTTAGTACAGCTTGATGGCTCGTTCATAATcgggcattcggcggcgacagcgagcgaaattagtagcaacgtcggcgctcgcgacgtacacagatatggttagaaaagaacaattgatgcggtctacgtgccataagcgtatgcactatcatgtacgctaaacgcaggtatttttcggCACGCTACAGCACTTCTCTTATTTCCcacttttagttcagcgtatccaaacacacacagaaggatacgctcagccttgtggcgccatctagtttttaggacgggtaactatttctgtcaacaaacatacgctccgcttaagcctagaaggggcacaatcgtcactctaaataaaaaataaagcaaatattttacTCATACGTCTTCATATAGGCGAGGTGAGACCAAGCGAGAAATTGCGCcatttattgccagtgaacgcaacaaaaaaggcagtaacaacgaggaatccagtccgaagcgagtgGTCCAGCTTGGAAGCGCGCCGCCATATTTGCCTCCGTGGGAATGCTACCTCCTCCTCACCGCGGCATAAATCTGTCCCGTAccgatcgagctttccgctgggtatttaggcCGAATCACTGCCGCGGCCGTGGATTCCGcttgttctcgccgccgaatgtcgaagcgtgagacgagcgttgctgcagggtgatcacagaggcttggcccgccttgtcgtctgctcttttggtccgtctaTGTGGATGCTGTCACCGGCCAGACCCGGCCGGGCCACGCAcggtcgaccccacgtgaccggtccgcaggccagtccgtggcccgccgtctggatacaccttaagcgcaacctcttctgcacgggtaagaccgcgggggagggttaccgcacacagagggatgagagcacgtgtgcggcgccagaggagttcctttcttgatgcaAGGAGGGTAAAACtatccaaatgaaggagccgaggcaatgatgagtttgcattcgcaaggcgggtcgctaaatctgcctggctttaatagttcagcagatcccgtgggacccactcaatacgtactggctgcgggatgcctGCCACGAGCCGGTGGATGTTCTGACAAATCGTTGGACAGCGgttaacacgtcgtagcaaccggacaacttgaaggacgtcagtgcggatgataacgcgggccgcagggagcatagttatttcggccacggagcagagtgctgcttgaactgcaacgagctccgcacaaaaggacgaagggggttccgtaaactgaaaccaagaggtttgattcagggcagatCTGCACGAACAGTAGATAGTtgctgttgctttgcagtcttgtctgcttgcgtctacgtagacaacaacgGATCCTTCAGGCaagcaagcatcttgttcctcaaatttctggcgaagcaacgatgccgaatgagcagatgttggccggcaaTTATTTGtaggcttgttgtcgctgagctgtacaaattTCCATGGGGGAAggactggcgttggcggctgaagaatggagtgtgacgttgtatatatatatatatatatatatatatatatatatatatatatatatatatatatatatatatatatatatatatatatatatatatatatatatatatctaaacTAGTACATTGCACAGTGGTGCATAATTACATTTCTGAGACGCTGTGACATGCAATAAATGATATGCACCCTATATTCCTTTTAAGGCTTCACAGTTCAGTTCCTACTTAACTTTCAGTAAATTATACATGCAAGTTGGCAGCTTCATCACTTAAACCATGGGGAAAAAGAAACTGCAAAATATGTATCATTGCTTGGCTTGCCAAAGTGAAGCGCGGATGCAGGAAGGGAACAGTGAACTGGTGTCTTTATGGAACGCAGATACTTATAGCGCACTCTATATGTGAGAGAGCGTGTGTGTTATCCTGCATCCGGCAGCGGCATCCTCCTGATTGCTGGAGCCCATGCTTGGTGCGCATGCATGCGCCAGCGGAAGCAGGTATGATACAAACTAGATCAGAAGTCACGTATGTACCCGCAATGCCTTTTTCTGCAGGCTACTTTCATGAGCCGTTTTGAGGCGATGGGCGGAGTTTTCTGCAAATCGAGAACCTGAGAGGTTCAGCGGCCCTCAGCTGATTGCTGCGGTTCATCACCTCATGCAGTTAGCACTTTACGATAGAGTTGATCAACTTGAAAATAGGCCTCCAAGAAACAACTTGGTCGCATATAGTTAGAGGTTGGCTTTTCAGTGAAAAGCAGAAGTTAATAACAGCACGCCAAATACATTTTGGAATATGATTTTAATTGAAAAAGATCACATCAGAATATTGACATGGATGCCACCGGTAGGCAGCTATTGGGTACCATTTACACGAAATCCAAAAATAGAGATAAATGCAAAAGCCATGGGTGTGTAGAGACGATGGGATCGATGAGATTGTTGGATTGAAAAACACCATTGTACATTTTGACACCGTGCACTACAACCTcaaacacacatgcacgcacgcacgcgcacacatacacacactcgcgcatgcacacgcacacacagagagCCGGTgccagagttgtacgtaacgtGTTACaggtaattgattacttgtaattaaTCAGTTTCTTTTTTGAAGTCGTTACATTCTGAGGAGTTCATTTACTTTTTTCTGTAATTTACTGGTAATCATTTACAGTCTTTCCAAGAACAAGTTGTAACCAATGTTACAGCTTTGAGAACCTCTAATTAATGGAAAGCTATCGCATTTCATTCTCTATTTCCTCTTACACTCCCACATtactcccttcccttgcggctaTCTTGTTTGTGCTGCCTATATCTGCGATCAAAACGTAGTTCGTTCCTTGTGGTGGGTGATACGTAATGCTTTGGGGCCTGCTGGCTTATTACACGATCCATTTGCCATGAGCCTGACTAAATGCATTCTTATTGCTGGCAGCTTGCTGAAACTTTCTTGTGCCTTAGACATATCTACTACAAAAGAAGTGCGAAGTAACATGCATCCCTtatttttttcatgcagactaCTCCTGTACCTTTCACGGCGCTGCACACTATATATAAAACGGAGGGCAGAGGCAACGGGAATGTTTTTTTCGTGATAGAGTGACAATAGACGGACGGAATAAAAGCATCGCGCGCAATTGTGTCTGGACCACAACCGGGTCACTGCCATCTTCTGCGGCAGTTCTCGTCACTAGAAATATCAATTGACCACTCTGTATGGCTGCCTCCCACCCCCCCCATCT comes from the Amblyomma americanum isolate KBUSLIRL-KWMA chromosome 1, ASM5285725v1, whole genome shotgun sequence genome and includes:
- the LOC144125588 gene encoding DNA topoisomerase 2 top-2-like, producing the protein MVLSASGEFRQMSFVSDIATTKGCSNVDCVADHLVKKIKDYQWMFVNCLIENPTFDSQTKESITLLAKKFGSNYELSEKVYNHVY